A part of Podarcis muralis chromosome 15, rPodMur119.hap1.1, whole genome shotgun sequence genomic DNA contains:
- the LOC114585903 gene encoding uncharacterized protein LOC114585903 isoform X1 — protein sequence MEALVKVVQSDTQPLTASPDICAKEGYGYAEDQGSPMPGETASPKSYFQQSPSLPASGLTELSGVESSTCDTSPAKVQELPARRGSALTVGAPQKQYVGVRVKMPVCELLRKIRLSKGTESSDVRETPAKANTKRSSGRAGKRRARSERHDKQNCCQAQTALKSTEDLDILVEVLQEDLNKSHSKLEPQLPTQFPHGTTHGFPPPWWETSGNSQPDVSWLRSSWEPVGFQPLSASGALSHPRAEISYGFECRKTQQPLDLVDTFQNSCVEERCWLGNGSVERPGESSQGFAKEIRPHCHDPLGQALPETLEEDTAALLGRGCLKASAWSSMDQEAPTISFFQFQLCREESRLRGISVDKLLMPDRNGNRLLHNAVSQGKRALAYALARRFAHLNRLDGKNAAKQTALHIAAQKNHHLIASDLLSLGADVNARDSSEKTPLHLCAEKGYLRVLEVLKSCQEVGIHVEVDATDNQGLTPIQCASLAHCALAMDSDSRHLSAETWKLLNLRKDQILRGIKCLIQMGANPWEQGTNSSSRVSNYFAKVQQNSELMCFFQTHRPQRQQDYSLLSGLDEIALLYLQGEDVEPPMVSFPSFLDHSHESAM from the exons ATGGAAGCACTGGTGAAAGTAGTTCAATCGGATACCCAGCCATTGACAGCCAGCCCAGATATCTGTGCCAAGGAAGGTTATGGCTATGCAGAGGACCAGGGGTCTCCTATGCCAGGGGAAACAGCCAGTCCCAAAAgctattttcaacagagcccatcTTTACCAGCTTCTGGATTAACCGAACTCAGCGGTGTGGAATCCAGCACCTGCGATACATCTCCAGCTAAGGTTCAGGAGCTGCCTGCCAGGAGAG gttCAGCATTGACTGTGGGTGCCCCTCAGAAGCAGTATGTAGGCGTGAGGGTAAAAATGCCGGTGTGTGAACTGCTGAGAAAAATCCGTCTCTCCAAAGGGACAGAGTCCAGTGACGTCAGG GAAACACCTGCAAAAGCAAATACCAAAAGATCTTCAGGAagagcag GGAAAAGAAGAGCTCGCTCAGAAAGGCATGACAAGCAA aactgcTGTCAGGCTCAGACTGCCTTAAAAAGCACGGAGGACTTGGACATCCTAGTCGAAGTACTTCAGGAAGACCTGAACAAGAGCCACTCCAAGCTAGAGCCTCAGTTGCCTACGCAGTTCCCGCATGGCACGACCCATGGATTTCCGCCTCCCTGGTGGGAAACCAGCGGCAACTCACAACCAGATGTCAGCTGGCTGAGAAGCAGCTGGGAGCCTGTCGGATTTCAGCCGTTGTCTGCTTCAGGCGCATTGTCTCATCCACGTGCTGAGATTTCCTATGGATTTGAGTGCAGAAAGACGCAACAACCTCTGGATCTGGTCGACACGTTCCAGAATTCCTGCGTGGAAGAAAGATGCTGGCTGGGGAATGGGTCTGTTGAACGTCCTGGGGAGAGTTCCCAAGGCTTTGCCAAGGAGATTAGGCCTCACTGCCACGACCCACTGGGGCAGGCTTTGCCAGAGACTTTGGAAGAGGACACTGCTGCCTTGCTTGGCAGGGGATGCCTGAAGGCGAGTGCGTGGTCTTCCATGGACCAGGAGGCTCCCACAATTTCTTTCTTCCAATTCCAGCTCTGCCGTGAGGAGAGTCGGCTCAGGGGCATCTCGGTGGACAAGCTGCTCATGCCGGATAGAAATGGGAACAG GCTTCTTCACAATGCTGTTTCTCAGGGGAAAAGGGCACTGGCATATGCGCTGGCAAGGAGGTTTGCACATCTCAACAGACTTGATGGGAAGAACGCAGCGAAACAG ACTGCATTGCACATAGCAGCTCAAAAGAACCACCATCTTATTGCCAGCGACCTGCTGTCTCTGGGTGCTGATGTAAATGCGAGGGACAGctcagagaagactcccttgcaCCTCTGTGCTGAGAAGGGTTACCTGAGAGTCTTGGAA GTCTTGAAAAGCTGTCAGGAAGTTGGCATCCACGTTGAAGTAGACGCAACCGACAATCAGG GCTTAACGCCAATACAGTGCGCGAGTTTGGCTCACTGCGCTCTCGCGATGGACTCGGACAGCCGCCATCTCTCGGCTGAGACCTGGAAGCTTTTGAACCTCCGTAAGGATCAGATACTGAGGGGCATCAAGTGCCTGATACAAATGGGAGCCAACCCATGGGAGCAA GGAACAAACTCATCAAGTCGAGTTTCAAATTATTTTGCAAAAGTCCAGCAAAATAGTGAACTGATGTGTTTTTTCCAAACTCACAGGCCCCAAAGGCAGCAG GATTACAGCTTGCTCTCTGGACTAGATGAAATCGCCCTTCTGTATTTGCAAGGAGAAGATGTGGAGCCACCAATGGTTTCTTTTCCAAGCTTCCTCGACCATTCCCATGAAAGTGCAATGTAA
- the LOC114585903 gene encoding uncharacterized protein LOC114585903 isoform X2, whose product MEALVKVVQSDTQPLTASPDICAKEGYGYAEDQGSPMPGETASPKSYFQQSPSLPASGLTELSGVESSTCDTSPAKVQELPARRGSALTVGAPQKQYVGVRVKMPVCELLRKIRLSKGTESSDVRETPAKANTKRSSGRAGKRRARSERHDKQNCCQAQTALKSTEDLDILVEVLQEDLNKSHSKLEPQLPTQFPHGTTHGFPPPWWETSGNSQPDVSWLRSSWEPVGFQPLSASGALSHPRAEISYGFECRKTQQPLDLVDTFQNSCVEERCWLGNGSVERPGESSQGFAKEIRPHCHDPLGQALPETLEEDTAALLGRGCLKASAWSSMDQEAPTISFFQFQLCREESRLRGISVDKLLMPDRNGNRLLHNAVSQGKRALAYALARRFAHLNRLDGKNAAKQTALHIAAQKNHHLIASDLLSLGADVNARDSSEKTPLHLCAEKGYLRVLEVLKSCQEVGIHVEVDATDNQGLTPIQCASLAHCALAMDSDSRHLSAETWKLLNLRKDQILRGIKCLIQMGANPWEQDYSLLSGLDEIALLYLQGEDVEPPMVSFPSFLDHSHESAM is encoded by the exons ATGGAAGCACTGGTGAAAGTAGTTCAATCGGATACCCAGCCATTGACAGCCAGCCCAGATATCTGTGCCAAGGAAGGTTATGGCTATGCAGAGGACCAGGGGTCTCCTATGCCAGGGGAAACAGCCAGTCCCAAAAgctattttcaacagagcccatcTTTACCAGCTTCTGGATTAACCGAACTCAGCGGTGTGGAATCCAGCACCTGCGATACATCTCCAGCTAAGGTTCAGGAGCTGCCTGCCAGGAGAG gttCAGCATTGACTGTGGGTGCCCCTCAGAAGCAGTATGTAGGCGTGAGGGTAAAAATGCCGGTGTGTGAACTGCTGAGAAAAATCCGTCTCTCCAAAGGGACAGAGTCCAGTGACGTCAGG GAAACACCTGCAAAAGCAAATACCAAAAGATCTTCAGGAagagcag GGAAAAGAAGAGCTCGCTCAGAAAGGCATGACAAGCAA aactgcTGTCAGGCTCAGACTGCCTTAAAAAGCACGGAGGACTTGGACATCCTAGTCGAAGTACTTCAGGAAGACCTGAACAAGAGCCACTCCAAGCTAGAGCCTCAGTTGCCTACGCAGTTCCCGCATGGCACGACCCATGGATTTCCGCCTCCCTGGTGGGAAACCAGCGGCAACTCACAACCAGATGTCAGCTGGCTGAGAAGCAGCTGGGAGCCTGTCGGATTTCAGCCGTTGTCTGCTTCAGGCGCATTGTCTCATCCACGTGCTGAGATTTCCTATGGATTTGAGTGCAGAAAGACGCAACAACCTCTGGATCTGGTCGACACGTTCCAGAATTCCTGCGTGGAAGAAAGATGCTGGCTGGGGAATGGGTCTGTTGAACGTCCTGGGGAGAGTTCCCAAGGCTTTGCCAAGGAGATTAGGCCTCACTGCCACGACCCACTGGGGCAGGCTTTGCCAGAGACTTTGGAAGAGGACACTGCTGCCTTGCTTGGCAGGGGATGCCTGAAGGCGAGTGCGTGGTCTTCCATGGACCAGGAGGCTCCCACAATTTCTTTCTTCCAATTCCAGCTCTGCCGTGAGGAGAGTCGGCTCAGGGGCATCTCGGTGGACAAGCTGCTCATGCCGGATAGAAATGGGAACAG GCTTCTTCACAATGCTGTTTCTCAGGGGAAAAGGGCACTGGCATATGCGCTGGCAAGGAGGTTTGCACATCTCAACAGACTTGATGGGAAGAACGCAGCGAAACAG ACTGCATTGCACATAGCAGCTCAAAAGAACCACCATCTTATTGCCAGCGACCTGCTGTCTCTGGGTGCTGATGTAAATGCGAGGGACAGctcagagaagactcccttgcaCCTCTGTGCTGAGAAGGGTTACCTGAGAGTCTTGGAA GTCTTGAAAAGCTGTCAGGAAGTTGGCATCCACGTTGAAGTAGACGCAACCGACAATCAGG GCTTAACGCCAATACAGTGCGCGAGTTTGGCTCACTGCGCTCTCGCGATGGACTCGGACAGCCGCCATCTCTCGGCTGAGACCTGGAAGCTTTTGAACCTCCGTAAGGATCAGATACTGAGGGGCATCAAGTGCCTGATACAAATGGGAGCCAACCCATGGGAGCAA GATTACAGCTTGCTCTCTGGACTAGATGAAATCGCCCTTCTGTATTTGCAAGGAGAAGATGTGGAGCCACCAATGGTTTCTTTTCCAAGCTTCCTCGACCATTCCCATGAAAGTGCAATGTAA